The following proteins are co-located in the Manihot esculenta cultivar AM560-2 chromosome 9, M.esculenta_v8, whole genome shotgun sequence genome:
- the LOC110622138 gene encoding probable F-box protein At2g36090 codes for MAVPQKLPPPPFPPSTAETTTAFSIHGDSSSSSYISDVHPDILKTHILTRLDGPALASVACASTELHSLASQDDLWTIICRSTWPSTDVPRLRQVISTFPHGPRSFFSASFPLLSVDQASATSPVNHDRPSELISAVDIYYRNELIFSRVVETETESGWFRCSPFRIDMLDPKDTCPTPISHPDTQDARRELAEELTLSWILIDAVGRRSMNLSSHKPVSVQRHWLSGEVHARFASILAGEKGSSSEFVQCGILVTCGGGTRGGGMHVREVSLQVEDMDGMFLNGKDSLGILNGSFEGKKGIKGRREEEGRKRYEGFLEMKRERKERKLRTEGTLDTLCVGFGLLVLVCLGFLCLR; via the coding sequence CCACCGCAGAAACAACCACCGCGTTCTCCATCCACGGcgactcctcctcctcctcctataTCTCTGACGTCCATCCAGACATTCTCAAAACGCATATCCTAACTCGTCTCGACGGTCCCGCCCTCGCCTCCGTCGCTTGTGCCTCCACGGAACTCCACTCCCTCGCTTCTCAAGATGATCTGTGGACCATCATTTGCCGCTCTACTTGGCCGTCCACCGACGTACCACGGTTGCGCCAAGTTATTTCTACTTTTCCCCACGGACCTCGTTCCTTCTTCTCCGCCTCGTTTCCTCTGCTCTCCGTCGATCAAGCTTCCGCCACTTCTCCGGTCAATCATGATCGTCCATCCGAACTGATATCTGCCGTCGATATTTACTACCGGAATGAGCTCATTTTCAGTAGAGTTGTGGAGACAGAGACAGAGTCCGGGTGGTTCCGGTGCTCGCCTTTTAGAATCGACATGCTTGACCCTAAAGATACGTGTCCTACGCCTATATCGCATCCGGACACACAGGACGCTCGCCGAGAGCTGGCGGAAGAATTAACTCTGAGCTGGATTTTAATCGACGCTGTCGGACGGCGATCAATGAACCTTTCAAGCCACAAGCCGGTTTCGGTGCAGAGACACTGGCTGAGCGGTGAGGTACACGCGCGGTTTGCTTCGATATTGGCCGGCGAGAAAGGATCGTCATCGGAGTTTGTGCAGTGCGGAATTCTGGTGACCTGTGGAGGAGGTACTAGGGGTGGAGGAATGCACGTTAGGGAAGTGAGCCTGCAAGTGGAGGACATGGATGGAATGTTTTTGAATGGAAAGGACAGTTTAGGAATTTTGAACGGTTCATTCGAGGGCAAGAAAGGAATTAAGGGAAGAAGGGAGGAGGAAGGAAGGAAAAGGTACGAAGGATTCTTGGAAATGAAAAGggagaggaaagaaagaaaattgagaacTGAAGGCACATTAGACACCTTATGCGTGGGTTTCGGACTCTTGGTTCTTGTTTGTCTTGGCTTTCTTTGCTTGAGATAA